Part of the SAR324 cluster bacterium genome, ATGGCTCTTAAAGGGAACTGATTTGCGTCAAGATGATAGTGGTACAGCACAACCTGTTATTTCTGGAAGAAAGCTATATCCAATTGTTGTATGTCTCCCCCCCCTCGCAGAACAAAAACGCATCGTAGCGAAAGTGGATGAGTTGATGAAGCAGTGTGAGGCACTGAAGCAGGATTTGGAGCAGCAGGAACAGAAACGGTTGGTGCTGAACAAAGCTACCCTGGCGAAGATCGAAGAGACTTCCACGCCCGAAGAATTCCACAAACGCTGGAACTTCCTCTTTCAGCAGTTTGACGCACTCTATACCGTCCCTGAAAACGTCAAAGCCCTCAAACAAATGATCCTCCAGATGGCGGTTCAAGGCAAACTCGTCCCCCAGGATCCAAACGATGAACCGGCCTCCGAACTCCTCCAACGCATCCATGCTGAAAAACAGAAGCTGATTGCTGAAAAGAAAATCAAAAAGACTGATCCCTTGCCTCCTATCACTGAAGCGGAAATGCCTTATGAGCTTCCTAAAAATTGGTGTTGGACTCAACTGAATGAAGCTGGAATTATCAATCCACGTAATGATGTGGACGATGAGTTAGAGACTTCATTTGTGCCAATGACATTGATTCAGGCTGAATACGGTCTAAAAATTAATTCTGAGAAACGCTCTTGGAAAGAGATTAAAGCTGGGTTTACACATTTTGCAGAAAATGATGTTACTCTAGCCAAGATAACGCCTTGCTTTCAAAATGGAAAATCTGCTGTAATGCGTAACCTCTTTAATGGAGTTGGGGCAGGAACAACAGAATTACATGTTTTTCGACCTATTTCAGGATTGGTGCTGTCTGACTATGTTTTAATCTATCTGAAATCTCCAAAGTTTATTAACGAAGGCATTCCAAAGATGACGGGAACTGCTGGTCAAAAACGTATTCCTAAAGATTATTTTGCTGGTAATGCTTTTCCCCTCCCCCCCCTCGCAGAGCAAAAACGCATCGTAGCGAAAGTCGATCAACTGCTGGCCTTGTGTGACGAACTGGCATCCCGACTGGCGCAATCCCGAATACAGAATGAGACCTTGATGCGGTCGGTGTTGCATCAGGTGTTTAATGGAAAAGAAGGTGAACCATGTCTGATTTAATTTTAAACTCATTAGTTATTGAGAACTTCAGAATCCTCAAGAAATTGGAGATCAACCCACTGAAACGGATCAACCTGCTGGTCGGGGAAAATAATTCAGGAAAAACCACCGTCCTGGAAGCCTTGAGATTTTATGCAACCCGAGCCGAGTTTATCTCGACGTGGCTGATGCTGAACTCCAGAGATGAAACCAGTGATGACAATTTTCTCCAGCAACAGTCCGCAACTCCGATCCGGAATATTCAATATTTATTTCATCGGGATCTCATCGAACATGGTGCCCCTCAAAAACACCTCTCCATTGGGAGCATTGACGGTCACAAACTGCAAATGACCCTGTCACAAAATATACTTGAATTTAAGTTTGATGGAATTGCCCATTCATTCAATCTCTATGATTTTTTTCTCACCGGAATCAACCAGCGCTATCAGTGGAACATTGAACAGATTCCTGTTCAGTTTATTCCGGCTCAAGGACTGTTTCGTCAAAATACAGAAACCCTGTGGGATAACATCGCCAGTACAGAGGGAGAGGATGACATCCTGAATTGCCTGAAAATTCTGCATCCTGACATCAAGCGGATCAATTTTGGAAAAGACGCGGAATACAACACCACTTCCCGTATCCCCATTGTGTTGCTGGAAGGGGAGTTGAAGCGTCGTCCGTTACGTAGCCTGGGAGAAGGATTAACCCGTTTGTTTGGCTTGGCCTTATCCATGGTGAACGCCAAAAACGGCTGGTTGCTGGTGGATGAAATTGAAAGCGGACTGCATTATTCCATGCAACCGTTGTTGTGGGAATATCTGCTCACCTTGTCCAGTCGGCTGAATGTCCAGATCTTTGCGACCACCCATAGTTGGGATGCAATCCAGGGGTTACAACAGGCAATCGAAAAACAACACCAGCCCGATGCCCAACTGATCCGCCTGCGCCGGATTCAAGGAGAAATTTGTGCGGAAACCTTCACCACCGAAGAACTCCGGATCATGACCCGTGATCATCTGGAGGTACGATAATGCGGCCCAATATCAAATTCATAGTGGAAGGCCTGGAATCAGATCCTTCGCTAACGCTCAGGATGACAGGTGTTGTAAGTTGCAAATGGGATTTATCGATACCCTTCAGCCTGTAGGAAAAAGAGGTGGGCGTAATGTCCATTTTGGGCCATCAGGGATTGATGGTCACCGGATTCCATGATTTTTCCGGCTTGGATGACCATGATGTGATCCGCCATGCGGACTGTGGAAAAGCGGTGAGAAATCAGGATGGCCATTTTATTGTGTGTCAAACTGCGGAAATGTTCAAAAATGGTGGCTTCCGCGCCGGCATCCATCGCCGCGGTCGGTTCATCCAGCACCAGAATATCCGCTTTGGTCCGCATGAAGGATCGGGAAAGGGCAATTTTCTGCCATTGTCCGCCTGAAAGTTCTCTGCCGTTTTTGAACCAGCGTCCAAGCTGGGTGTGATAGCCTTCAGGCAAATCCTTGATGAAGGGTGAAGCCAGCCCTTTTTCTGAAGCGGCCAGCCATTGTTCCTCATCCTGATAACGCTCAATGTCGCCCACTCCGATATTTTCCCCAACCAGAAACTGGTATCGTGAAAAATCCTGAAATATCACTCCGATTCTGGTCCGCAATGTTTCAGGGTTCCAATGACGTAAATCCAGTCCATCCAGAAGGATTCGGCCTTCGGTGGGGTCATACAAGCGGGTGAGCAATTTGATCAATGTCGTTTTTCCTGAGCCGTTTTCTCCCACCAGTGCGAGACTGGCCCCGGGTTTCAGATGAAATGAAATGTTCTGCAATGCTGGCGCTGATGAGCCGGGATAAGTGAAACTGACATTTTCAAAATGAACTCCGTCTCCGGGGTTAGGCCCCGCGGTTTCATGGCCTTCCTGCTCAGGAACTTCCTGCTCCAGATATTCATACAGATTGGAAAGGTAGAGATTGTCTTCATACATGCCGCCAATGGCAGACAGACTGGCTGAAACTGCCGCTTGTCCCTGTTTGAAAATCAGCAGATACATGGTCATTTGTCCCAAGGTGATGGTGCCGGTGATGGTGGCGTAAACAATCCAGGCGTAGGCACCATAAAAGGAGGCAGTGCCCAGAACACCAAGCCCCAGTCCCCAGATTCCACGTTTCAGGGTCAGATTACGGTCTTCCACATACAATTTGTCAAAAATATCCCGATAACGCCCCAACAGCATGGGGCCAAGTTGATACAGTTTGACTTCCTTGGCGGAATCTTCACGGGCAATGACCGTTTCGAGATACATCTGCATGCGTGTTTCAGGGGAACGCCAACGGAACAAACGAAAGGCATCTCCTGAAAATTTGGTTTCCGCGATGAATTCCGGAAGTCCGCCAACGATCAGGATCAGAACCGCCCACGGGGAAAACTGAATCAGCAACAGACAATAGCTGAGGAGTGAGATGGCGTTTTGAGTCAAGCCAAAGGTCCGGTTGACCAGACTCAAGGGACGACTGGAGGCTTCTCTGCGGGCGCGGGTCAGTTTGTCATAAAATTCGGAGTCCTCAAAATGCGCGATCTGGAGGGTCAAGGCCTTTTCCAGAATCATCACATTGACACGTTGCCCGAGCAAGGCCCGAAATAGCGACTGTATGATGGAAATTCCGCGTTGCGCGCCTGACAGGGAAATCACCACCAATGCTTCCAATGCCACAAAAAACAGGACATCCTGAATTTGGATTTCTTCCTGAAGTTCCGCCACTTTCATGGCATGAACGACTCCATCGACAATCAATTGTCCGACATAGGCCACACCAGCGGGAAGAATACCAGCGGTCAAAGTCAGCAGTGCGAGGGCAACCGTGAATTGCCGGTGTGTGGTCCACACCAGTTCAAGCGCTCTCTGGCTGTAACGGAAGACACCAAAAAACCGGGTGAATACACTGACATTTTCAGCGGCAGAGGGCGTGGTGATGTTTGCATGGGGGGTCATGGTGGCCTTTTTAGAAGCAATACAGAAAAATGCGAATCCTGAGAAACACTCAAAAAATAATGTAAGCGTTCAGCTTTTAGTATTCAGCGTTATAGGGTGCTGATTTGATGCTCTACGATGTCAGCCCTCCCGATTCATGGGCTTTTTTTTCCAGCAGGGACATGGCTTTCAAGCCTGTATCTCCAAGGTCATCGGTGTATTGATTCACATAAAGTTCAATGTGCTGTAACGCAATTTGCGGGTCTTTTTCATCAGCATGTTCCAGAATGTAATGGAGCACTTCATCGGTATGGTTTCTTGCATAATCAATACTCTGCCGGACGAGGTCCGACAATTGACGGGCCTCGGTAGCTGAAAACCGCTGGCGATTGAGGCAGATGCACCCCAGTGGCAGTGGCATTCCGGTTTGCTCCTGCCACCAGGCCCCCAGATCAACGTGCAGTCGAATCCCCTGATTTTCGTAGGTGAAGCGACTTTCATGAATGATCACTCCCGCATCCAGTTTGCCTGTTTTGAGCTGGGTCAGAATTTCACGGAAGGGTAAAAAAACGATTTCTGAAGGTTGGGAATTCCAGAGAGAAAACAACAGATGCGCTGTGGTGTGTTTTCCCGGCAGTCCCACTTTTTGAAATGGAGGTTTTCGGATCGCACCTGGCGGTGTAAGCACCACCGGACCATAACCCATTCCCAGTGCGGCACCTGATGTCAGCAAATGGTAATCTGCCTGGATTTGGAAATATTTCATGACTGAGACCTTGAGCATGTCTGTTTGCTGATTCACCACGAGATCGTTCAGGGTATGGATATCGCAATGTCTGACATCAAACAGGAAGGGGGAGGTGTCTATGTGGCCATGGGTCATGGCGTAAAAAATGAAAGTGTCGTTGGGGCACGGAGAATAGGCTAAAGAGATCGACCTGGACATGGTTCCTGCGTAAAAAATTATGAAATGACGTCAATGTGGGGACGTTTTAGCATGCCCGTTTTCATAAGACAAATACCAAAATACCGGATGTCGGGTATTTGGTGGTTACGAATCATGGGCTGGCGGGTCGCCCTTACGAATCTTTGGCTGTACGGACGAGCGGCGGGTCGCCCCTACGAATCTTGGCTGGCGGGTCGTCCTTACGAATCATGGGGAATTAACCTATTGCGTTTATCATACAGGAATGTTTATAACCCCAATTAGATGTTCCATATTTTTTGAAATCATTTCAATTCATGATTGCCTTATGCCCTTATTCAAATGGATAGTTGCGGGAATGGTATTTCTGGTGACCGGATGTCTGGGATATTCTCCAGATGCGGCGTTGCATAGTGCCGCGAATACAGGAAATCTTGGAACGGTGATCCAGACAATTTCGGAAGGTGCCAAAATCGATTCGGTCAACGAAAAGAGCCAGAGTGCGTTGATGCTGGCCGCACAGGGGGGATATACCGGTGTGGTGAAATATCTGGTGTCACGTGGAGCCAATATCAAACAGAAGGATGCTACCGGAAATACAGCATTGGATTTGGCGACTCAGGCAAGAAAGCGAGAAGTGGTTGATTTTCTGAGGAGCCACCTGGGCTTGCCGCCGTTGGATGATAAAGACTGGATGAATGAGATTGCCAAACCGGCTTCAGAAGACGAATCCTCCAAAGTTCGGCGCTTTTCTTATTAATTGGAGCGTCTTGCCAGCCATTCAGCACTGGCTCCCCACACATAATCCACCGCTTTTCTTCCAGCAAAGACTCCGGCATGTCCGCCAGGTACTACACGGAATTCTTTATCTTCCGCAGTGATCACATCCATGATTTTACGTGAACTTTTCAAGGAAACAATTTTGTCATCATTGCCGGCAAATGAAAGCAGACTGGCATGGATCTGCTTCAGATTCGCTTCTTTTTCGCCAACAGTCATTTTTCCTTGTGCCAACTGGTTTTCGATCCACATGTGAACCACAATGCTTTTCATGGTGGCCCCCGGGTAATCGACCATGTTATTAAACCAGTGACCCATGGAATCATGGGAAATCAGATAATCACGATCCCAGAGATGCAGGATAAAATCCCAGAAACTGGTAAAATTACCAATGGGGTTGGTGAGCCAGAAACCAATGGTTCCAAGTTTGCCGGAAATATGGAGATATTTGGGGTTCACATTGATGAGTTTGAAATTGAAAGCTCTCGCCAGTCGATGGGCTGGTTGATAGGTCATGGTAAAAACCTTGCCGGCCGCACCCATCTGATGCATGTCAATGGGACTGGCAACTGTCACAATATTACGGATTGCGGCATCTTCATGAACAGCGGTGTAAATGAGAGAAAACAATCCCCCCATGCAATAGCCAAACAGGGACAGTTCCTGTTTTCCAGAATATTCACGGATGTGCTGGATTGCTTTGGGCATCCAGTCAAGTAAATAGGTTTCAAAAGAGAGATGTGAATGATCCCGGTCAGGGTTTCCCCAGTTGATCAGGTAAACATCAAAACCCTGTGCCAGATAATAACTGACCAGACTTCGCTGGGGGTATAGATCAAAAATAAAAGCTCCCACGGCCAGTGGGGGAATCAAGACCAGCGGAACACGATGCACCTTGTTCAGCACAGGAATGGTCTGATTGGCGATGGTCACACTTTCTCTCGTGAGTGCCGGATAATGACGCACAGACAACAGGTCTTCTTCATGGATGATGTCAAAAGGGGTTTTGTCCACCCGTTTCATGGAGCCTGAGTCCAGCGAGCGTTCAATCAGATTCACCATGGAAAGCCATGCTTTTTCCATGACAACGTTTTTGTTCAGGACTGTGGCGGATGATGCCATTGGATCTCCATCAAGAGAAAATTAAATATTGTATATCATTGGCGATGGTTCTATCCATGTTACTAACAAAGACTTTTCAACAGGTCAATCACAGGATTGTTTCAATTAATTGGTGGTCTCTGCAAACTGGTGGAGGTACTAAAAATCTAGCTTGGAACGGGCATAAGCATGATTTCTTTCCAGGTTAATCGTTGTTGGGTCAGTCCCATTTTCATGGCCGGTGTTTTTAGTTGGTACCGTTTTTTAAATCGTTGGGAACGGGGTCTTCCCGGCAAGGCGCTTCTTAAGGATTTGTGAAAGCGACAGTAATTGTAGTCCACCAAGCCGAATTAATAATAAACGCTTTTCATTTTGGTCACTTCAGGAGGCGGGCGTGCAGCAACCGGCGGGGGTGGTGGACGGCGTTTCATGGCCCAGTAATACAGCAGATAAAACAGCAGACCCAGAATCAGCGGCGCATACAGCAAGGCATAGAGTCTGACAAGCCATAGCGGAATACCTACCCAGGCTGAAAAATCAGCGCATACTCCCAAAATCCATTTTCGGGAAACACGTCTGTGTTTTCTTCTGGAAAACAACAGACCAAACAGGGTCCACACGCCAAAAATGAGGGATAACGCTCCTAAAATTAAAAACAGGGCATTCACTGAAATCATACAATTCCTTCAACCAGTTGACGATAAGCTTTACTAAAACCTTGATGAAGTAACTTTCGGGGTGCTATGTGATATTGAAGTGCCAGTTGTTCAAGCAGATGGTTAAAATCACAACCATTATAGGAATGGGCATGGATTTGCATGAGTTGCCCCAAATCGGAGACTAATTTTTCATGGTTTTTCATGGAATCTGAAAAATTATGTGAGTCAGGTATTGTCAAAATCATTTCCACAGTTTATGAATAATAATATTCCCGTATATGCCTTGTTTCTGTTTGAGATACAAGCACAGACTCTGTCAAGAACCGTACATCATATTGTTTCTCATTGCCGGATCATACAATGAAACAAACATTTGAGACAATTGGAATTGCTCAAAACATCAATGAATTTATCCAGAAACTGCCGTTGCCGGTAGCTGTCATCAATCTTCAAAAGGAGATTGTCGCCTACAACCGTGCCTTTTTTCTGATGGCAGGCAGAGATGTTCGGCAGGGCACACATTATTGTCATGAGTTTTTGAATTTTCCCTTCTGCGAAGGTGCGTGTCTGGCCGATATGGCCATCAAAATGAATCGCACCATCAACTGGGATGAATCGCATGGCCGTCGTAAAAGCGGCGAAGAACTGATAGTCCGCCCCATGGTCACACCGCTCTATACGGAAGCGGGGGAACACGACGGATTTGTGCTGTTGTTTCAGGACACAACCGATGAAGTTCAGCTTTATCGCAATTTCAGAGCCAATCTGGATCACCTGGAGCGCAAAGTCGCTTTTCTGCAAACGCTCAATGATGCGGCTGAAGAATTCCGGAAAATCACCAGCATTGATCTGCTCATGCAAAAGATCACTGATTTTATCGTGGAACATCTTTCCATGGAGTTCTGCCAGGTCATCCAGCTCAAGGAAGAAAAATATGAATCTGTCAGTGCCTCACTTTCCAGCGATCCGGAAATCACGGAAGAGCAGAAGGTCAAATTGACAGAACTCGCGATCAGCGGCATTCCGCAGATCAATGATGAAAATATGCCTTATTGTGTGGTGCATATTGAAAAAGACACGGTGGACAGCATTGACGAGGGAGAAATTGTTTTGCTACCGATCCGCAGTGGAACCAAAAGCTATGGTTTTCTGGCAAACTATCAATTGTCTCAGGCTGGTATCCCACAGGAAAGTCTGGAATATCTGGATCTGTTCGCCAAATCCGCAGGCCCCTACATTGAAAACAGCCACATCATCACCAACTTGGAAGCGATTGTCAAGGAACGGACTCAGGCCTTGAACGCGGCACAGGCTCAACTGGTAGAAAGCACCAAACTCGCGTCTGTCGGTGAAATGGCCGGAATGGTCGCACATGAAGTCCTCAATCCGATGACTGCGGTTCTGGCAAGAATCAGAAAACTCTATGGAGAAGAAGGCGCGCTGGAAATGATCAAAGTTGTGGCTGAAGGCTGGGAAGGTGACTACAAGGAAGGTGGTTTTGAGGCTTTGCTGGAAACCCTCAAGGATACTCCTGAAGAAGGTGGAACCCCATTGATTGAAGAAGATCTGACGAACTTGAAAGAAAGTGTTTCTGGTGTCACCACAGATTTGAAATTCATGGAAGAACAACTCAACCGGATTGTGAGTATTGTGGATAGCCTGCGAGGCTTGTCACGTGGTCAGAAAACGACCGAACTCATTGATCTGGCAACGGTTCTGGATAAAGCCAATGACCTTCTGTCTGATGGTCTGGCCAAACGCCATATCAAACTTGAAACAAAGATTGGCCACAAATCGCAGGTCCTGTGTGATGCCAATGAAATGCTACAGGTGTTTCATAATATATTTAAAAATTCCATGCAGGCGATTGAAAAAGACGGTTTCATCCGGGTGGTTACCACTCAGAATGAGGATCGTGTGGAAATCCGCATTACCGACTCCGGTCCTGGTATTCCCCCTGAAATTGCCCCTAAAATTTTTGAAATGCGCTTCACCACCAAATCTGAAAAAGAAGGCACAGGCATTGGCCTGAATCTGAGCCGGCGGTTGATGCGGCAGGCCTTGGGCGATGTCGATCTGGAAAGCGGTGGCGGCAATGGCATTGGTGCCACTTTCATTTGCTGGATTCCTCTGCCTGAAAAACGAAAAGACGCAGAATGATGTTCATCAACAATAATTTTAATTGACAAACCTGATTCAAATTTTTTATTACCATTACAGCAGGGATGAACCCTGAAGCAAAGTCATATTAAAAAACTACAATCAATGGAGGAGAAATGTTAAAAAAAATATGGGGAGTCTTGCTTGTCATTACTTTGGTTCCAGCATGGTGTTTTGCCGCGAAAATTACGGTAGGAGAGCCTTTGCCGAAAGTTTCAGTCAGTGATGCCGGCAAACTGGTTTTGACAGGTGATAATATTGATTACGCCAAATGGTCCAGCGCGGAACTCTCAGGAAAAGTACGCACGGTGTATCACCTTGCGGGAAGCATGGGTGCGTCCAAAATCAATGAAGCCTATATTGAGGCTGTCAAGACTGCGGATTTATCACATGAAATTTATCAGACTGTGACCGTCTTGAATCTGGATGACGCTCTTTGGGGCACAACAGGAATTGTCAAAGGTAAAATCAATGACAAGAAAAAAGAGTTTCCTACCTCTGAATTTGTGCTCGATGCGGATGCCACGGTTCGCAAGGCCTGGGGACTGGAAAAAGACAGTTCTGCGGTGATTGTGCTCGACAAGGAAGGAAAAGTCCTGAAATTCAAGGACGGAAAACTTTCTGATGCGGAAATCAAGGACTTTGTGCAAACGATCAAAGACAACCTGTGATTCTACTCATCTGATTTGATGCGAAAAGAGGACTCTGACGAGTCCTCTTTTTTTTTATTTGCTTTTCTGATTCAACAATTCCGCGATCTGAATCGCATTGAGTGCGGCCCCTTTGTAGAGTTGATCCGCAACCACCCACAGTGCCAATCCGTTTGGAACAGAAATATCCTCCCGAATCCTGCCAACCCAGGTGTCGTAGCTTTCAGTCACTTCCCACGGTGTCGGGTACCCTCCCGGTCCCTGAATATCTTTGACCACGATTCCCGGTGATTTCTCCAGCAATTTACGTGCGTCTTCCGCGCTTAATTTTGTTTCTGTTTCGATATTGATGCTTTCAGAATGCGCTCTCAACACTGGCACACGGACACAAGTCGCTGAAATTCGCATGTTGGGCGCAGACATGATTTTTTGTGTTTCCAGCACCATTTTCATCTCTTCTTTGGTGTAGCCATTGTCCTGAAACACATCAATGTGAGGAAAAAGGTTAAAGGCGATCTGTACCGGAAATTTATTCACCTCCATGGGCTGACCATTGGCAAAGGCCTTGATTTGATCAATCAGTTCCTGCATGGTAGCGGCACCGCCCCCGGAAACAGCCTGATAGGTAGAAACCACTACCCGTTTGATGCCCACGGCCTTGTGAATGGGATTGAGCGCGACCACCATCTGAATGGTCGAACAATTAGGATTGGCGATGATTCCGTTGTGCTGAAATGCCGCCTCCGGATTCACTTCCGGAACCACCAGCGGAATTTCAGGCATCATCCTGAACGCACTGCTGTTATCAATCACAATCGCCCCGGCTTTGGCCGCATGAGGAGCGAATTCAAGACTTCGGGATGCGCCTGCGGAAAAGAATGCGACATCGACATCCTTGAAAGAATCGGTTTTCAATTCCTCAACGGGAAGTGCTTCGCCCTTAAACATAAGGGTCTTGCCAGCGGAACGGGATGAGGCCAGCAATTTTAAGTTTTTAATCGGATAATTCCGCGCCTCCAGTAACTTTAAAAATTCAGTACCAACCGCGCCTGTTGCTCCGGCGATCGCAACGTTTTGGCTCATAACTCCTCTGAAAAAGATGTGATTGAATTTTATAAAATGAAAAAATTGTTAGAATTTTTCGCAAAAAAACCATTTCATGTCCAGCTAATAAAACTATGAAAAAACATCACAATCCCAGACAATCCCGTCCTTCAAAGCCGTCCTTTTCTCAGGGTTCAACACCCCGTAATGGACTGGAAATGCTTTATGGAGTGATTCCGGTTTGTCAGGCGCTGAAAATAAAAAGACGAAAAATAGTACGTTTGATTGTCAAAACAGAGCAATCGCCTTCGCCCAGAATTCTGGAAATCATCCACTTGGCCAAAGAGCACTCTGTTCCTGTGGAATTTCTGGAAAAATCAGGCATCGACAGCTTGTGCCCTGAGGGGGTGCATCAAGGTATTTTACTGGAATGTGGCCCCTTGCCTTATGTTCCCTATGAAGCGCTCGCACCGGAAGACGGCTTGCCTAATCCGGTCATTGTCGCCCTGGATCAGGTCGAAGACCCGCACAATCTGGGTGCCATTATCCGCAGTTGCGGTTTTTTCAATGTCCTGTGTGTGGTTGTTCCTGCCTCTCATTCCTCAGGGATCACCGCTGTGGTTTCCAAAACATCGGCAGGCGTCGCGGAATCATTCCCCATCGTGCAGGTGCCGAATCTCAACCGCTTTCTGGAGATGCAAAAAACAAAAAATTTCTGGATCGCGGGACTCGATGGTGCTGCCGAACAGGATATCTCAACTCTGCCGGGCGATGTACCGCTGGTGCTTGT contains:
- a CDS encoding aspartate-semialdehyde dehydrogenase, with the translated sequence MSQNVAIAGATGAVGTEFLKLLEARNYPIKNLKLLASSRSAGKTLMFKGEALPVEELKTDSFKDVDVAFFSAGASRSLEFAPHAAKAGAIVIDNSSAFRMMPEIPLVVPEVNPEAAFQHNGIIANPNCSTIQMVVALNPIHKAVGIKRVVVSTYQAVSGGGAATMQELIDQIKAFANGQPMEVNKFPVQIAFNLFPHIDVFQDNGYTKEEMKMVLETQKIMSAPNMRISATCVRVPVLRAHSESINIETETKLSAEDARKLLEKSPGIVVKDIQGPGGYPTPWEVTESYDTWVGRIREDISVPNGLALWVVADQLYKGAALNAIQIAELLNQKSK
- the rlmB gene encoding 23S rRNA (guanosine(2251)-2'-O)-methyltransferase RlmB, which gives rise to MKKHHNPRQSRPSKPSFSQGSTPRNGLEMLYGVIPVCQALKIKRRKIVRLIVKTEQSPSPRILEIIHLAKEHSVPVEFLEKSGIDSLCPEGVHQGILLECGPLPYVPYEALAPEDGLPNPVIVALDQVEDPHNLGAIIRSCGFFNVLCVVVPASHSSGITAVVSKTSAGVAESFPIVQVPNLNRFLEMQKTKNFWIAGLDGAAEQDISTLPGDVPLVLVLGNEGQGLRQLVKSKCDWLVKIPGNPDIAALNVSNAAAIALYQLRQLKKRS